A region of Allocoleopsis franciscana PCC 7113 DNA encodes the following proteins:
- a CDS encoding class I SAM-dependent methyltransferase, giving the protein MPKSESISISKVTRYQNAALNYYLGLLDSPYLHYGYWETLPVPAEELTIGRLRIAQEAYAAKLFDFIPAGTHTVLDVGCGIGGNAAYLLERGFAVEGLAPDPFQQERFLQCTHGHAIFHLTNFENFKATHSYDLILLSESSQYMAAVDIAQGAANLLSGGGYLLLADMMRSDPNYQEGIFSNCHVVTELHTALKQAGFSLVKSEDISAQILPTIDLYVDTFRRFGMNTINYIADLIAIAVPPLYKLLRWIFHRWVKKLVVEGLEARQLFERHLCYEIQLWQLSKPDGL; this is encoded by the coding sequence ATGCCGAAGTCAGAATCAATCTCTATTTCAAAAGTAACTCGCTACCAAAATGCAGCACTTAATTACTACCTGGGGCTGTTAGATTCGCCCTATCTTCATTATGGCTATTGGGAAACTTTACCGGTTCCCGCTGAGGAACTAACGATTGGGCGGCTACGAATTGCTCAGGAAGCTTATGCCGCTAAACTCTTTGATTTCATTCCCGCAGGGACACATACAGTGTTAGATGTTGGCTGTGGCATTGGGGGAAATGCAGCTTACCTGCTTGAGCGTGGCTTTGCTGTTGAAGGACTCGCACCCGATCCGTTTCAACAAGAGCGGTTTCTCCAGTGTACCCACGGTCATGCCATCTTCCACCTAACGAATTTTGAAAATTTTAAGGCAACCCACTCCTATGATCTCATTTTGTTGAGTGAAAGTAGCCAGTATATGGCGGCTGTCGATATTGCTCAAGGTGCTGCCAATCTTCTTAGCGGTGGTGGCTACCTTCTGCTGGCTGATATGATGCGCTCTGATCCCAATTATCAAGAAGGAATTTTTTCTAACTGTCATGTTGTCACAGAGCTTCATACAGCCTTAAAGCAGGCTGGGTTCAGTTTAGTCAAATCTGAGGATATTTCCGCCCAAATTCTGCCCACCATCGATCTGTATGTTGACACTTTTCGCCGATTTGGCATGAACACGATCAACTATATTGCAGATTTGATTGCGATCGCAGTTCCACCGTTATACAAACTTCTGCGTTGGATCTTTCATCGCTGGGTAAAAAAGCTGGTTGTTGAAGGATTAGAAGCACGTCAACTTTTTGAGCGGCATCTCTGTTATGAAATCCAACTGTGGCAGTTATCTAAACCAGATGGACTTTAA
- a CDS encoding SH3 domain-containing protein — MKFKKNRWQILGVTALSSLGLAIFPKTSMANQAPSLSQTSDGYQVAQATGTSCREVDVNTALNVRQQPGGQVIGTLQNGQNVNISGEPMNGWVSISGPMDGYVFARYLNYCAGAAVPPQPMTQTPMAQTMPNPIAGERISTVPGSNCRRAVSPNLAVRSKPDGEVVGTLDENQRVFIANEGVNGWVPIETPISGFVRSDNLGYCGQ, encoded by the coding sequence ATGAAATTCAAGAAAAATCGTTGGCAAATCTTGGGAGTTACTGCCTTATCTTCCTTAGGATTGGCAATCTTCCCTAAGACTTCCATGGCTAATCAAGCCCCATCATTATCCCAGACTTCCGATGGATATCAGGTCGCGCAAGCCACTGGAACTAGCTGCCGAGAAGTAGATGTTAATACAGCCCTTAACGTTCGTCAGCAACCGGGGGGACAAGTAATTGGTACATTACAGAATGGACAAAATGTTAATATTTCCGGTGAGCCGATGAATGGATGGGTCAGTATTTCAGGCCCCATGGATGGTTATGTATTTGCCAGGTATTTGAACTACTGTGCTGGAGCAGCAGTACCACCCCAACCCATGACTCAAACACCTATGGCTCAAACAATGCCAAATCCTATAGCAGGTGAAAGGATTTCTACTGTACCGGGCAGTAATTGCCGTAGGGCTGTTTCTCCCAATCTAGCCGTTCGTTCCAAACCCGATGGTGAGGTAGTTGGAACACTCGATGAAAATCAGAGGGTGTTTATCGCCAACGAGGGTGTTAACGGTTGGGTGCCCATTGAAACACCGATAAGCGGCTTTGTACGTTCAGACAATCTAGGCTACTGTGGTCAATGA
- a CDS encoding RNA-binding S4 domain-containing protein — translation MTDDSTIKLDQFLKWIGAAQTGGEAKIMIQGGEVQVNGTTETRRARKLVAGDAVMVNRQIYKVEFP, via the coding sequence ATGACAGATGATTCTACGATTAAGCTTGACCAATTTTTGAAGTGGATTGGTGCCGCCCAGACCGGTGGTGAAGCGAAAATAATGATCCAAGGTGGTGAAGTGCAAGTGAACGGTACGACTGAGACTCGACGCGCCCGGAAATTGGTAGCAGGAGATGCCGTCATGGTGAACCGACAAATTTACAAAGTAGAGTTTCCCTGA
- a CDS encoding DUF72 domain-containing protein translates to MDGDFSHLVIPSVSDWLAQNPALGWGAIAGVAALALLATQAFNSDGCELLTLAVLPSTLIFSFYRLPERSVFETWRNQTPPEFLFAVKGSRFLTLKKHILKPLWLNDFS, encoded by the coding sequence GTGGATGGAGACTTTAGCCATCTGGTGATACCGAGCGTTTCCGACTGGCTGGCTCAGAATCCCGCTCTTGGGTGGGGCGCAATAGCGGGTGTAGCGGCGTTAGCCTTGCTGGCAACACAAGCATTTAACTCAGATGGGTGCGAGTTATTGACTCTCGCCGTTTTACCTTCAACACTTATCTTTTCCTTCTACCGTCTGCCAGAGCGGTCTGTCTTTGAAACTTGGCGAAATCAGACACCTCCAGAGTTTCTCTTCGCCGTCAAAGGTAGCCGCTTTCTCACTCTTAAGAAACACATTCTCAAACCCTTATGGTTGAATGATTTCAGCTAA
- a CDS encoding NADPH-dependent FMN reductase — MTNAPKILAFAGSAREASYNKTLVKIAAEGARTAGAEVTYVDLRDLPMPLFDEDLEAKEGIPANVKTFKQLMITHQGLLIAAPEYNSSITPLLKNTIDWASRPEPGEPMLACFKDKVAILMSASPGALGGLRGLTHVRAILSSIGVLVLPDQKSIPKAYEAFAPDGRLKDSMQQSAVEQLGNKLTTVLAKLIA; from the coding sequence ATGACCAACGCACCTAAAATCCTGGCCTTTGCCGGCAGTGCTCGTGAAGCTTCCTACAACAAAACACTGGTGAAGATTGCCGCCGAGGGAGCGCGGACAGCAGGCGCAGAAGTGACGTATGTAGACTTGCGCGATTTACCGATGCCGCTATTTGATGAAGATTTGGAAGCCAAAGAGGGGATTCCCGCCAATGTCAAAACCTTTAAACAACTGATGATTACCCATCAAGGACTGTTAATTGCAGCACCGGAGTACAATAGCTCGATTACACCGCTCCTGAAAAATACGATTGATTGGGCATCACGTCCAGAGCCAGGAGAGCCAATGTTGGCTTGTTTTAAAGATAAGGTTGCTATCTTGATGAGTGCCTCACCTGGAGCGTTGGGAGGCTTGCGTGGCTTAACTCATGTCCGTGCCATTCTCAGCAGTATTGGTGTTTTGGTATTGCCAGATCAGAAGTCCATTCCCAAAGCCTATGAAGCATTTGCTCCGGATGGCAGGTTGAAAGACTCAATGCAACAGTCGGCAGTTGAACAACTCGGTAATAAGTTGACTACCGTATTAGCCAAGTTAATCGCTTAA
- a CDS encoding DUF72 domain-containing protein, translating into MKKLKDPEEPLSRLMERSSGLEEKLRPILFQFPHTWSINSDRLEFLIKLHPKKIE; encoded by the coding sequence ATGAAGAAGTTGAAAGACCCTGAAGAACCCCTATCTCGCCTGATGGAGCGGTCATCGGGTTTGGAGGAAAAGCTTAGACCGATTCTATTCCAGTTTCCTCACACATGGTCGATTAATAGCGATCGCCTTGAGTTTTTAATTAAACTTCATCCAAAAAAAATTGAATAA
- a CDS encoding polyamine aminopropyltransferase: MEDAIPPNNPEVGLSPSKSPHPSLCRDQRWLLLAAAAVSSSCGLAVELLLGTLASYLVGNQALAYGVSVGVFLAAMGIGSYLSRFIAVNTSSQFLQRQLLLTFVKIELLIAPLTAVLPLGLFALFVSNGSIWLGLFFVTIVLGILAGLEVPLLTRILELEEGVREALAGVLALDYVGALLGSLAFPVLLLPLIGMFPTAFVLGALPAFMVGAIGWRFPKLRFWGRIGLLTGVLLCGLAPLSVPLSNALENTLYNAPVITRIQTPYQRIVLTRQANDVRLFLNGDLQFSTLDEYRYHEALVHPAMSASTGKRQVLVLGAGDGMALREVLKWPEVERVVLIDLDAAVVNLARHHPQLVQVNGKAFADPRVEVVFADAFVSAPALNETFDVIIADFPDPDQEILAKLYAEGFYRRLLSRLTDTGVLVTQASSPFFAPKVLSCIAATLADVGLSVHPYVVDVPSFGPWGFVLASRQSIQSDSLKLSVPTRFLTQPMLHTLFQLPGDVKLGNVEVNRLSHPVIVRYQSDPRWAAY, translated from the coding sequence ATGGAAGATGCAATCCCACCGAACAACCCAGAAGTCGGGTTATCTCCCTCTAAATCTCCGCATCCCTCTCTCTGTCGCGATCAACGTTGGCTACTACTCGCTGCTGCGGCTGTTTCCTCTAGCTGTGGACTGGCGGTAGAACTCCTACTGGGAACCCTCGCCAGCTACCTCGTTGGGAATCAAGCTTTAGCCTATGGCGTCTCGGTTGGCGTCTTCTTAGCCGCCATGGGTATCGGTTCTTACCTGAGTCGGTTCATTGCAGTAAATACCAGTTCCCAGTTTCTACAACGCCAACTCCTGTTAACCTTTGTCAAAATTGAACTGCTGATTGCCCCCCTCACGGCTGTTTTACCCCTAGGGCTGTTTGCGCTGTTTGTCAGCAATGGTTCTATCTGGCTGGGTTTATTCTTCGTCACCATTGTGCTGGGAATCCTCGCCGGACTGGAGGTTCCCCTACTGACGCGGATATTGGAACTAGAGGAAGGTGTGCGTGAGGCTTTAGCGGGTGTTTTAGCGCTGGATTATGTCGGTGCACTGTTGGGTTCCCTCGCCTTTCCTGTGCTTTTGTTACCGCTAATTGGGATGTTTCCCACGGCCTTTGTTTTGGGTGCTTTACCGGCTTTTATGGTAGGTGCGATCGGGTGGCGATTTCCCAAACTGCGTTTCTGGGGACGTATCGGGTTATTGACTGGTGTTCTGTTGTGTGGCTTAGCTCCTCTATCCGTACCCCTGAGTAATGCTTTGGAAAACACTCTTTATAACGCCCCTGTTATCACCCGCATCCAAACCCCCTATCAACGTATCGTCTTGACGCGGCAGGCAAACGATGTGCGTCTCTTCCTCAACGGCGATTTGCAATTCTCCACCCTGGATGAATACCGCTACCATGAAGCGTTAGTACATCCTGCCATGAGTGCCAGTACGGGGAAGCGCCAAGTTTTGGTTCTCGGTGCGGGTGATGGGATGGCGCTGCGGGAAGTGCTGAAGTGGCCTGAGGTAGAACGGGTCGTGCTGATTGATCTAGATGCCGCCGTGGTGAACTTGGCACGCCATCATCCTCAGTTGGTACAGGTGAATGGCAAGGCGTTTGCTGACCCTCGTGTGGAAGTAGTCTTTGCTGATGCGTTTGTGAGTGCACCCGCCCTGAACGAAACCTTTGATGTGATTATTGCTGACTTTCCCGACCCCGATCAAGAGATTCTTGCCAAGCTTTATGCCGAAGGGTTCTACCGCCGCCTCTTGTCCCGACTGACAGATACAGGCGTTTTAGTGACTCAGGCTTCTAGCCCCTTTTTTGCACCCAAGGTCTTGAGTTGTATTGCGGCAACCCTGGCAGATGTGGGACTATCCGTACATCCTTATGTTGTGGATGTTCCCAGTTTTGGCCCCTGGGGTTTTGTCTTGGCGTCGAGGCAGTCGATTCAATCGGACAGCCTAAAGTTATCAGTGCCGACTCGCTTTCTGACTCAACCCATGCTGCACACTTTGTTTCAGCTACCGGGGGATGTCAAGTTAGGGAATGTTGAGGTCAATCGCCTCTCCCACCCCGTGATTGTACGCTACCAGTCTGACCCTCGTTGGGCGGCTTACTAA
- a CDS encoding NUDIX hydrolase, producing MQPDGKPGIYGTVTIKPGVAILPIDSDRVVYLFRQFRYTLGKESIEVVCGTIEEDEPPQEAAQREVQEELGIKAKEWSELGFFHIDTSIVYCPVYLFLARQLTFTQIHQEGTETIERLRISLDEAVQMVMDSKITQGLSCVMILKARNVLAQ from the coding sequence ATTCAACCAGACGGGAAACCGGGTATCTATGGCACCGTCACGATAAAACCTGGCGTTGCGATTCTGCCGATAGATAGCGATCGCGTAGTCTATCTTTTTCGGCAATTTCGATATACGCTTGGGAAAGAAAGTATCGAAGTAGTGTGTGGTACAATTGAGGAGGATGAACCTCCCCAAGAAGCCGCACAACGCGAAGTTCAAGAAGAGCTTGGAATCAAAGCAAAGGAATGGAGTGAACTAGGGTTTTTTCATATAGATACATCAATTGTTTATTGCCCCGTGTATCTATTTCTGGCTCGTCAGTTAACATTCACACAAATCCATCAAGAAGGTACAGAAACGATAGAAAGACTTCGTATTTCCTTGGATGAAGCCGTCCAAATGGTGATGGATAGCAAAATCACACAGGGACTAAGCTGTGTAATGATTCTCAAAGCTCGTAACGTACTTGCTCAGTAA
- a CDS encoding Crp/Fnr family transcriptional regulator codes for MQASELRKFLATVQLWRGLPEDQLDALAKIAIAQTYPKGKVIFEDGDEGRGFFVVKSGRVKVYKLSIEGKEQILHLFGAGEHFAEVPAFDGQCFPASAAAIEKSELLFFPRTEFLALLEQHPTLTINILAIFARHLRRFAQIIENLSFKEVPGRLAVYLLYLSDRNDQSNEVELDMTKTQLAAFLGTIPETLSRVFAKMSQDGLIAIEGSKIQLLNRERLIVLAEG; via the coding sequence ATGCAAGCCTCTGAACTTCGTAAATTTTTAGCTACTGTTCAACTGTGGCGGGGTCTACCAGAAGACCAATTGGATGCGTTAGCTAAAATTGCGATCGCACAAACCTATCCTAAAGGTAAAGTCATTTTTGAGGATGGGGATGAAGGTCGGGGATTTTTTGTGGTCAAGTCGGGTCGAGTTAAAGTTTATAAGCTCTCGATTGAAGGGAAAGAACAAATCTTACATTTGTTTGGAGCTGGAGAGCATTTTGCTGAAGTACCGGCATTTGATGGGCAATGTTTCCCCGCCTCAGCGGCGGCTATTGAGAAAAGTGAGTTATTATTTTTTCCCCGAACTGAGTTTTTGGCACTCCTAGAACAGCACCCAACTCTAACTATTAATATACTGGCAATTTTCGCCCGTCACTTGCGCCGATTTGCCCAGATTATTGAAAATCTTTCATTTAAAGAAGTGCCAGGACGACTGGCAGTTTATTTGCTGTATTTGAGCGATCGCAATGACCAAAGCAATGAAGTAGAACTCGATATGACCAAGACTCAATTGGCGGCTTTTTTGGGGACGATTCCGGAAACTCTCTCGCGGGTGTTTGCCAAGATGAGTCAAGATGGGTTGATTGCGATCGAGGGTTCTAAGATTCAGTTGTTAAATCGAGAGCGTTTGATAGTCTTAGCAGAAGGTTAA
- the hcp gene encoding hydroxylamine reductase: MFCSQCEQTARGQGCEQWGACGKSPEVDALQDLLTHCLRGLGEVALAAHQLGIRSREADVFSCETLFSTLTNVNFDPECFVQYIQRAIALRDDLKAKIQLTGTPVEFTALSSFQPADTLEALVQQGKDIEFEFISSSAKNVDIFSLKLTILYGLKGIAAYAYHAQELGQEDDRVYNFCHEALAALGRQDISLDEWVNMALKLGEINLRVMELLDAGNTSTYGHPVPTSVPLNAKQGKAILISGHDLKHLEELLKQTENTGISIYTHGEMLPAHGYPRLKQQYPHLYGHYGTAWQNQVREFAQFPGPIVMTTNCLMPPHDAYSNRVFTLGPVGWPGLKHLETDDYTSVIQQALELPGFTADGEPRQVLTGFARNAVLSVAGEVIEAVKRGDIRHFFLVGGCDGAKSGRSYYSEFVEKVPQDCVVLTLACGKFRFFDKDLGDIGGIPRLMDVGQCNDAYSAIQIALALANAFNVDVNQLPLSMILSWYEQKAVSILLTLLYLGIQDIRLGPTLPAFISPNVFKLLSEKYNLKPITTPDQDLAACLG, from the coding sequence ATGTTTTGCAGCCAGTGTGAACAAACCGCCAGAGGACAAGGATGCGAGCAATGGGGCGCTTGTGGTAAAAGTCCAGAAGTCGATGCACTACAAGATTTGTTGACCCACTGCCTGCGCGGACTCGGAGAAGTGGCGCTAGCAGCTCATCAGTTGGGTATCCGTAGCCGCGAAGCCGATGTCTTTAGCTGTGAAACGCTCTTTTCTACCTTAACGAACGTTAACTTTGACCCAGAGTGTTTTGTCCAGTATATTCAGCGTGCGATCGCACTGCGTGATGATTTAAAAGCGAAAATTCAACTCACTGGTACACCCGTAGAATTTACTGCTCTCTCATCCTTCCAACCGGCTGACACTCTCGAAGCCTTAGTCCAACAAGGTAAAGATATCGAATTCGAGTTTATCAGCAGTTCTGCCAAAAACGTCGATATTTTCTCCCTGAAACTCACCATCCTTTACGGACTCAAAGGGATTGCCGCCTACGCCTATCACGCCCAAGAATTGGGTCAAGAAGATGACCGCGTTTATAACTTCTGCCACGAAGCCTTAGCCGCACTCGGTCGCCAAGACATCAGCCTCGATGAGTGGGTCAATATGGCGCTGAAGTTGGGCGAAATCAACCTACGAGTGATGGAACTCCTCGACGCCGGCAACACCAGCACTTACGGTCATCCTGTCCCTACCTCGGTTCCCCTCAATGCCAAGCAAGGCAAAGCCATCCTGATTTCGGGACACGACCTCAAACACCTGGAAGAACTCCTCAAACAAACCGAAAATACGGGAATTTCCATCTACACCCACGGGGAAATGCTACCCGCTCACGGCTACCCCCGCTTAAAGCAGCAATACCCCCATCTTTACGGGCATTACGGCACCGCATGGCAGAATCAAGTTCGGGAATTTGCTCAATTTCCTGGGCCTATTGTGATGACCACCAATTGCTTGATGCCGCCTCATGATGCTTACAGTAACCGCGTTTTCACCCTTGGCCCGGTTGGTTGGCCTGGACTTAAGCACCTAGAAACCGATGACTATACCTCTGTTATCCAACAAGCGTTAGAACTGCCAGGGTTTACCGCTGATGGCGAACCGCGCCAAGTCCTAACCGGTTTTGCTCGCAACGCCGTCCTCAGTGTGGCGGGTGAAGTGATTGAAGCCGTCAAACGGGGAGATATTCGCCACTTCTTCTTAGTCGGCGGTTGTGATGGTGCCAAGTCAGGGCGTAGTTACTACAGCGAGTTTGTAGAAAAAGTACCTCAAGACTGCGTGGTGCTGACTCTTGCTTGCGGTAAGTTCCGCTTCTTCGACAAAGACTTAGGAGATATTGGTGGTATTCCCCGCTTAATGGATGTGGGTCAATGCAACGATGCTTACTCCGCGATTCAGATTGCTCTAGCGTTGGCGAATGCCTTCAATGTAGATGTGAATCAGTTGCCCTTGTCCATGATTCTTTCTTGGTACGAACAGAAAGCTGTATCGATTTTGCTGACACTCCTGTATCTGGGAATTCAGGATATCCGCTTAGGGCCAACGCTGCCAGCGTTTATTTCACCAAATGTGTTTAAATTACTATCGGAAAAATACAACCTTAAGCCCATTACAACGCCGGATCAGGATTTAGCAGCTTGTCTGGGTTAA
- a CDS encoding winged helix-turn-helix transcriptional regulator: MVRKFPEPDVFQANCPTQRVLETIADKWSVIVIYALSQQETRRYSELQRVIGGISQKMLTQTLRKLERDGLVDRKVYPVVPPKVEYSLTPVGHTLTELLKAICQWTQIHWDEIEAARVRYDQGSDP; this comes from the coding sequence ATGGTGCGTAAATTTCCAGAACCTGATGTTTTTCAGGCCAACTGCCCAACCCAGCGTGTACTCGAAACGATTGCTGATAAGTGGAGTGTAATCGTAATTTATGCTCTCTCCCAACAAGAGACGAGGCGCTACAGCGAACTGCAACGAGTTATTGGTGGAATATCGCAAAAAATGCTGACACAGACGTTGAGGAAGTTGGAGCGTGATGGGTTAGTGGATCGTAAGGTATACCCCGTTGTTCCACCAAAAGTTGAGTATTCGTTAACGCCTGTAGGCCATACATTGACTGAATTATTGAAGGCGATTTGTCAGTGGACTCAGATTCACTGGGATGAGATAGAAGCGGCTCGCGTGCGTTATGACCAAGGAAGCGATCCCTAA
- the msrA gene encoding peptide-methionine (S)-S-oxide reductase MsrA produces the protein MIFGFGKKHSIPSSQEALPGRAEPMPVPAHHFVNGNPLKPPYPEGMEIAMFGMGCFWGAERKFWQLDGVFTTAVGYAAGITPNPTYKEVCSGMTGHNEVVYVVFDPKVIRYETLLKAFWESHDPTQGMRQGNDVGTQYRSGIYVYSESQKKLAEASRDAYEQALKASGFGKTTTEIIDAPEFYYAEGYHQQYLAKNPGGYCGLGGTRVCFPENVTLGS, from the coding sequence ATGATATTTGGATTTGGTAAAAAGCACAGTATTCCCTCTTCCCAAGAGGCATTGCCAGGACGGGCAGAACCTATGCCAGTACCTGCCCATCACTTTGTTAACGGTAATCCCCTCAAGCCGCCCTATCCAGAGGGAATGGAAATTGCGATGTTTGGCATGGGGTGTTTCTGGGGAGCAGAACGTAAATTTTGGCAGCTTGACGGGGTTTTCACCACCGCTGTTGGCTATGCCGCCGGAATTACTCCCAACCCCACCTACAAAGAAGTTTGTTCGGGTATGACGGGTCACAATGAAGTGGTTTACGTGGTATTTGACCCAAAAGTCATCCGTTACGAAACACTATTAAAAGCCTTCTGGGAAAGCCACGATCCCACTCAAGGAATGCGTCAAGGGAATGATGTTGGCACTCAATATCGTTCGGGAATTTACGTCTATTCCGAAAGCCAAAAGAAATTAGCTGAAGCTTCACGAGACGCTTATGAGCAAGCTCTAAAAGCATCCGGTTTTGGGAAGACGACAACAGAAATTATCGATGCGCCTGAGTTCTACTACGCAGAAGGCTACCATCAACAATATCTCGCCAAAAATCCTGGTGGGTATTGTGGTTTAGGGGGTACGAGAGTTTGTTTCCCTGAAAATGTGACACTGGGGAGTTAG
- a CDS encoding ATP-binding protein, with translation MVVNPFVPQYLVGREQELQQVLEILSVDGDLLIAGVPGSGRRSLIRWAADKIGARVIEIDCMRATDGERFLLLLAESLMSVFAAPEELTLIEQWIRSHPLSLEESPNGQPRLVWHLSAGGEWTLLQTLLHLPQVMAEKLNCRVLMMFRNFPHIRSWDRAGKWEAFLRQEIANHAHVSYALIATVAEPWVEDISLQVVSLAPLGDEELRTWLLAAMSSVGLTFDADGQAIALFLSYVQGHLGDAIALARRIWLDCRDSLLLNGNQPEGLIQAHHVHRSALALMEDLSITYESLILLLPPSQVQVLESLALDPTDSPHSREYIKKHRLSRGGSLQGALASLEHKGLVYGSKYSYQIALPLLGFWLKQRIG, from the coding sequence ATGGTTGTTAATCCGTTTGTGCCGCAATATTTAGTTGGAAGAGAACAAGAACTGCAACAGGTGCTTGAGATTCTCTCCGTTGATGGAGATTTGCTGATTGCAGGAGTGCCCGGTAGTGGACGGCGTTCTCTGATCCGTTGGGCGGCAGACAAGATTGGGGCTAGAGTCATAGAAATTGACTGTATGCGAGCCACGGACGGAGAGCGTTTTTTGCTCTTGTTGGCGGAGAGTTTGATGTCCGTCTTTGCGGCACCGGAGGAATTGACGTTAATTGAGCAGTGGATTCGATCGCATCCTCTGAGTTTGGAGGAATCGCCCAACGGACAACCTCGTTTAGTCTGGCACCTATCCGCCGGGGGGGAATGGACGCTGTTGCAAACCCTGCTGCACTTACCCCAAGTGATGGCTGAGAAACTCAATTGCCGAGTGTTGATGATGTTTCGGAATTTCCCTCATATCCGCTCTTGGGATCGAGCAGGCAAATGGGAAGCGTTTTTGCGTCAAGAAATCGCCAATCACGCTCATGTCAGTTATGCGCTGATTGCCACAGTCGCAGAGCCTTGGGTGGAAGATATTAGCTTACAGGTTGTCTCGTTAGCCCCTCTGGGGGATGAAGAACTTCGGACATGGCTGCTGGCTGCGATGAGTTCTGTGGGATTAACTTTTGATGCGGATGGACAAGCGATCGCCTTATTCTTAAGTTATGTTCAGGGACACTTAGGGGATGCGATCGCACTGGCTCGACGTATTTGGCTCGATTGCCGGGATTCACTCCTTCTCAATGGCAACCAACCAGAAGGGCTAATTCAAGCGCATCACGTCCATCGTAGTGCTTTGGCCCTCATGGAAGATTTATCCATTACCTACGAATCGCTGATTTTACTACTCCCTCCTAGTCAAGTTCAGGTATTAGAAAGCCTAGCTCTCGATCCTACGGATAGCCCTCATAGCCGCGAATACATTAAAAAACACCGACTTTCTAGAGGGGGTTCTCTTCAAGGGGCTTTGGCAAGTTTAGAGCATAAAGGTCTCGTTTATGGCTCTAAGTACAGCTATCAAATTGCTTTACCTTTGCTGGGCTTCTGGCTCAAGCAGCGTATTGGCTGA
- a CDS encoding DUF1350 family protein, with protein MDWQEVSSSWVLIPPRPKGIVHFLGGAFVATAPQVTYRWILEQLARQGYAVVATPFVNTLNHTAIARDVLNQFETTLYRLQAKSVLSKRYLPIYGVGHSMGCKLHLLIGSLFSVERAGNILISFNNYPAKRAIPFIEQINLNPTFDIEFTPSPIETNELIAQRYEVRRNLLIKFTNDDIDQTASLIQVLQKRFPDMVGMRMLPGNHLTPLGQDVSWKTGDVFTPFDAFGQWMKQGVYRDLNQLQREILRWLEPF; from the coding sequence ATGGATTGGCAAGAAGTATCAAGTAGCTGGGTTTTAATTCCTCCACGTCCCAAGGGGATTGTGCATTTTCTGGGAGGGGCTTTCGTCGCGACAGCCCCCCAAGTAACCTATCGGTGGATACTAGAACAATTGGCACGTCAGGGGTATGCCGTGGTTGCAACGCCCTTTGTGAATACCCTGAATCATACAGCGATCGCACGAGATGTACTCAACCAATTCGAGACAACCCTATACCGCTTACAGGCAAAATCTGTTTTAAGTAAACGCTATCTGCCCATCTATGGTGTGGGACATAGCATGGGTTGTAAATTGCATTTACTAATCGGGAGTTTATTTTCGGTTGAACGTGCGGGGAATATCTTAATTTCTTTCAATAATTATCCCGCCAAACGTGCCATTCCTTTTATTGAGCAGATTAATCTCAATCCCACTTTTGATATCGAGTTTACACCCTCACCGATAGAAACCAACGAGCTAATCGCTCAGCGCTACGAAGTCCGCCGCAATTTACTCATTAAATTTACCAACGATGACATTGACCAAACCGCGAGCTTAATCCAAGTCCTGCAAAAACGCTTCCCCGATATGGTGGGAATGCGGATGCTACCAGGCAATCATTTAACCCCGTTAGGGCAAGATGTTAGCTGGAAAACGGGAGATGTCTTTACTCCCTTTGATGCGTTTGGTCAGTGGATGAAACAAGGAGTCTATCGCGACTTGAATCAGCTTCAACGAGAAATACTGCGATGGTTAGAGCCGTTTTAA